A portion of the Paenibacillus hamazuiensis genome contains these proteins:
- a CDS encoding glutamine--tRNA ligase/YqeY domain fusion protein, whose product METKEAKPTLSSNFIKTIMTEDINAGKVKTIVTRFPPEPNGYLHIGHARAITINFELADEFGGRTNLRFDDTNPVKEDVEFVNSIKEDIQWLGFEWDGLFFASDYFEEMYNRAVLLIRKGLAYVDEQTADQIRETRGTLTEPGKESPYRNRSVEENLDLFERMRKGEFKDGEKVLRAKIDMASPNINMRDPVIYRILHAHHHNTGDKWCIYPMYAYAHPLEDAIEGITHSLCSLEFEDQRPFYDWVVRECEMEQVPRQYEFGKLNITNAILGKRYIKRLVEEGVLDGWDDPRVMTISGMRRRGFTPEAIRAFIRETGVSKSNGTVDSRMLDHFIREDLKLKAPRTMAVLQPLKVVITNYPEGQVEMLDAEINPENPDMGIRQIPFSREIYIERDDFMENPPPKYFRLFPGNEVRLKNAYFIKCEEVVKDADGNVVEIRCTYDPATKSGSGFTGRKVKGTIHWVEATQAAPAEFRLYEPLVLDDREEDESEEESDRINPNSLEIQTGFVEPNMKDAAPHDKFQFFRHGYFNVDPKHTTKEKLVFNRIVSLKSSFEV is encoded by the coding sequence ATGGAAACAAAGGAAGCGAAACCGACATTATCCTCGAATTTCATCAAAACGATCATGACGGAGGATATAAACGCGGGTAAGGTTAAAACGATCGTGACCCGGTTTCCGCCGGAGCCGAACGGCTATCTGCATATCGGGCACGCCCGGGCGATCACGATTAACTTCGAGCTGGCCGATGAGTTCGGCGGGCGGACGAATTTGCGTTTCGACGATACGAATCCGGTCAAGGAAGACGTGGAGTTCGTCAACTCGATCAAAGAGGATATCCAGTGGCTCGGCTTCGAATGGGACGGGCTGTTTTTCGCATCCGATTATTTCGAGGAAATGTATAACCGCGCCGTGCTGCTGATCCGCAAAGGGCTTGCCTACGTGGACGAACAGACGGCCGACCAGATCCGCGAAACCCGCGGGACGCTGACGGAGCCCGGCAAGGAAAGCCCGTACCGGAACCGCAGCGTGGAGGAAAACCTCGATCTGTTCGAGCGGATGCGCAAAGGCGAATTCAAGGACGGGGAAAAGGTGCTGCGCGCGAAGATCGACATGGCATCGCCCAACATCAACATGCGCGACCCGGTCATTTACCGCATTTTGCATGCGCACCATCACAATACCGGCGACAAATGGTGCATTTACCCGATGTATGCGTACGCTCACCCGCTCGAGGATGCGATCGAAGGCATCACGCACTCACTCTGTTCGCTCGAATTCGAGGATCAGCGGCCGTTTTACGATTGGGTCGTGCGCGAGTGCGAGATGGAGCAGGTGCCCCGGCAGTATGAGTTCGGCAAGCTGAACATCACGAATGCGATTTTGGGCAAACGGTATATCAAGCGGCTCGTGGAAGAAGGAGTGCTTGACGGCTGGGACGACCCGCGCGTGATGACGATCAGCGGCATGCGGCGCCGCGGCTTTACGCCGGAGGCGATTCGCGCGTTCATTCGCGAGACGGGCGTTTCGAAAAGCAACGGCACCGTCGACTCCCGGATGCTTGACCATTTTATCCGCGAGGACCTGAAGCTGAAGGCGCCCCGCACGATGGCCGTGCTGCAGCCGCTGAAGGTCGTCATCACCAACTATCCGGAAGGGCAGGTGGAGATGCTGGATGCGGAGATCAATCCGGAAAATCCGGACATGGGCATCAGGCAAATTCCGTTCTCGCGCGAAATTTATATCGAGCGGGACGACTTTATGGAAAACCCGCCGCCGAAATATTTCCGGCTCTTTCCGGGCAACGAAGTGCGGCTGAAAAACGCCTATTTCATCAAATGCGAGGAAGTCGTCAAGGACGCGGACGGCAATGTCGTCGAAATTCGCTGCACGTACGATCCGGCGACAAAAAGCGGCTCCGGCTTTACCGGCCGCAAGGTGAAAGGGACGATCCATTGGGTCGAAGCGACCCAGGCTGCGCCGGCGGAGTTCCGCCTCTATGAGCCGCTCGTTCTGGACGACCGGGAGGAGGACGAGAGCGAGGAGGAGTCTGACCGGATCAACCCGAACTCGCTCGAAATTCAGACCGGCTTCGTGGAGCCTAACATGAAGGATGCAGCACCTCACGACAAGTTTCAGTTTTTCCGGCACGGTTATTTCAACGTGGACCCGAAGCATACGACGAAGGAGAAGCTGGTGTTCAACCGGATCGTCTCTTTGAAAAGCTCGTTTGAAGTGTAA
- a CDS encoding DUF7309 domain-containing protein: MLQDTGVKAAEAAAFRSEASMDEWRELFAEAVAFKKLRPWQWLTDSDIFGVQDPKTGEIGYCCVLGRGGEVFGLNVYLGAEALQLLDRLREGDVAPYESMHMFLCLSVNFENRADLDKNDLALIKELGLKFRGANEWPAFRHYAPGLYPWHLSGDEVRFMTVALRQATETAQRLLPEAGRLTLRKKNAVLVRVPPSSAADAWEDRWLVPEPGVRRPDKTVYRDELRVRRLADQAGRKLGAWEAELLYAPFPVDGDPRPFYPLMCLIADQESGFIVCFHMFENGESDGQEALEEFLRAIEKTGGKPQKLFVRTSECADLFEHTAKQLKIKLERAARLYAVEEAWEGMYEHMG, from the coding sequence ATGCTGCAGGATACGGGGGTAAAGGCGGCGGAAGCAGCGGCTTTCCGCTCGGAGGCGTCCATGGACGAGTGGCGGGAGCTTTTTGCCGAAGCGGTTGCGTTCAAGAAGCTGCGGCCGTGGCAGTGGCTGACGGATAGCGATATTTTTGGCGTGCAGGACCCCAAGACCGGGGAAATCGGTTACTGCTGCGTGCTCGGCCGCGGGGGAGAAGTGTTCGGCCTTAACGTGTACCTGGGGGCGGAGGCGCTGCAGCTGCTCGATCGGCTGAGAGAAGGGGATGTGGCTCCTTACGAATCGATGCATATGTTTTTATGTTTGTCCGTCAATTTCGAAAACCGGGCGGATCTGGACAAAAACGATTTGGCGCTGATCAAGGAGCTTGGGCTTAAGTTTCGCGGCGCCAACGAGTGGCCGGCTTTTCGCCATTATGCACCCGGGTTATATCCTTGGCACCTAAGCGGGGATGAGGTTCGCTTTATGACCGTTGCTTTGCGTCAGGCGACGGAAACGGCGCAGCGTTTGCTGCCGGAGGCGGGACGTCTTACGCTGCGGAAGAAAAACGCCGTTCTCGTGCGGGTCCCGCCAAGCTCTGCCGCCGATGCCTGGGAGGACCGGTGGCTGGTTCCTGAGCCGGGAGTTCGACGGCCGGACAAAACCGTTTACCGGGACGAGCTGCGCGTCCGCAGGCTGGCGGATCAGGCGGGCCGCAAACTTGGAGCCTGGGAGGCGGAGCTGCTGTATGCGCCGTTTCCGGTAGATGGCGACCCAAGGCCGTTTTACCCGTTAATGTGCCTGATTGCCGACCAGGAATCCGGATTTATTGTATGCTTTCATATGTTCGAGAACGGTGAATCGGACGGTCAGGAGGCGCTGGAAGAGTTTCTGCGTGCGATCGAAAAGACCGGCGGCAAGCCGCAAAAGCTGTTCGTCCGGACAAGCGAGTGCGCCGATTTGTTCGAGCATACCGCGAAGCAGCTGAAAATCAAGCTGGAGCGGGCTGCGCGCCTTTATGCCGTAGAGGAAGCCTGGGAAGGCATGTACGAGCATATGGGGTAA
- a CDS encoding CAP-associated domain-containing protein, translating into MRHRFTAGYLTLILCCTGVVSPPSSYAAGASAFSDMSSHWASPAVEWAVQKGIVNGYDDGTFKPDNRVSEPEFLAMLLRAYPEARVGAAGSGEWYEPYYRFADTRGWSVLKDTDRDHFNRGQVARTIASSQKGALDLNESIRFLLDQGLSQGKTAATVDGYQAADPLTRAEAVQFVQNLKQKRFALTGAAPGDGSAGTAIGTVGTQTSTSAADSGNTASSAGSDSAGGGLSSGGGTSSSASQSRREISVKGIVIGDSADLVTQKLGSPARKDPSEYGFQWYVYNGDYLDYAQIGVQNGTVVALYSSSANWQSNAGIKDGSAKAEVTSRYGQPVASILKGNTRFMMNYGKDEYGTYELDGTYTTFFYDTFQSGKITAVQVIDKATELAMKSFYPAENAELITAYERQLFDLANASRVKLGKPALVWDDAAAGTARGHSRDMAARDFFDHTNPDGQNPFDRMEKAGISFSSGAENISAGQTSAIFAHHGWMNSEGHRKNLLSDIERLGTGVAFGGKMHIYYTQNFYTP; encoded by the coding sequence ATGAGACACCGCTTCACTGCAGGTTATCTGACGCTGATTTTATGCTGCACCGGCGTGGTTTCACCTCCCTCGTCGTACGCGGCGGGGGCTTCCGCATTTTCCGACATGTCCTCCCACTGGGCCTCTCCCGCTGTCGAATGGGCGGTCCAAAAAGGCATCGTCAACGGCTACGACGACGGCACCTTCAAGCCCGACAACCGGGTGTCCGAACCGGAGTTTCTGGCGATGCTGCTGCGTGCTTACCCCGAGGCTCGCGTCGGCGCGGCCGGCTCCGGAGAGTGGTACGAGCCGTATTACCGGTTCGCCGACACCCGCGGCTGGTCCGTGCTGAAGGATACGGACCGCGATCATTTCAATCGCGGCCAGGTGGCCCGCACGATCGCTTCCTCGCAAAAAGGGGCGCTCGATTTAAACGAGTCGATCCGCTTTTTGCTTGATCAAGGCTTATCGCAAGGGAAAACCGCCGCAACGGTGGATGGCTACCAGGCGGCCGATCCGCTGACCCGGGCGGAAGCGGTACAGTTCGTGCAAAACCTGAAGCAGAAGCGGTTTGCTTTGACCGGCGCGGCACCCGGGGACGGGTCGGCTGGGACCGCGATCGGCACAGTCGGCACGCAAACGAGCACGTCTGCGGCAGATTCGGGTAATACCGCCTCGTCTGCCGGGTCGGATTCCGCGGGCGGCGGCCTGTCTTCGGGCGGAGGGACATCCTCGTCCGCATCGCAGTCCCGGCGCGAGATTTCGGTCAAAGGCATCGTGATCGGCGACAGCGCCGACCTGGTGACGCAGAAGCTCGGCAGCCCGGCGCGCAAGGACCCGAGCGAGTACGGCTTCCAGTGGTACGTCTACAACGGCGATTACCTCGATTATGCGCAGATCGGGGTGCAAAACGGCACCGTCGTCGCGCTTTATTCATCCTCCGCGAATTGGCAATCGAATGCAGGAATCAAGGACGGCAGCGCCAAAGCCGAAGTAACGAGCCGGTACGGCCAACCGGTCGCTTCGATTTTAAAGGGCAATACGCGGTTTATGATGAACTACGGCAAAGACGAATACGGCACCTATGAACTCGACGGCACTTATACGACCTTTTTCTACGATACGTTCCAAAGCGGTAAAATAACCGCCGTGCAGGTGATCGACAAAGCGACCGAGCTCGCCATGAAGTCCTTCTATCCGGCAGAGAACGCGGAACTGATCACCGCCTATGAGCGGCAGCTGTTCGATCTGGCCAACGCCAGCCGGGTCAAGCTCGGCAAACCGGCGCTCGTTTGGGACGATGCAGCGGCCGGCACCGCGCGCGGACACAGCCGGGACATGGCCGCCCGCGACTTCTTCGACCATACGAACCCGGACGGGCAAAACCCGTTCGACCGCATGGAGAAGGCCGGCATCAGCTTCTCCTCCGGGGCCGAAAACATCTCCGCCGGCCAGACAAGCGCGATCTTCGCGCACCACGGCTGGATGAATTCCGAAGGCCACCGCAAAAACCTGCTGAGCGACATTGAGCGACTCGGCACCGGGGTCGCGTTCGGCGGCAAAATGCACATTTACTACACGCAAAACTTCTATACGCCTTAA
- a CDS encoding amidase family protein has protein sequence MKDVREWIVEADIASMQAAMEAGRVTSEELVQAYLERIGRYDHRINSILEINPEAVRIARELDQERWAKGSRGCLHGIPILLKDNIDTADQMHTSAGSVALAGSIADKDSWVASRLREAGAVILGKANMTEWSNFMSSRMPAGYSSRGGYVQNPYGPGELFVSGSSSGSAAAVAANLAAAAIGTETAGSIVGPASQHHLAGIKPTVGLVSRCGVIPISCSQDTPGPLARTVADAAMILGALTGIDERDPATFASENRFFSDYTRFLEADFLQRARIGIPRHYYRHLDEERSAIMEEAIETLKNKGASIVDPVDIYVEEQPWNNDVICYEFKQGLNDYLSGLPDSAPVHSLKELIEYNELHAGAALKYGQDTLIRAEQNTLTEQTYWRKKEEYKAKALAEGIDHVLEKHRLDALMLPGDVDGMYIAARLGYPLVCVPAGYSQTGMTDKDGDSTKGPFGVVFSGAAFSEPTLIQLACGFEQATRRRFPPPLDEA, from the coding sequence ATGAAAGATGTGCGGGAATGGATTGTGGAAGCGGATATCGCAAGTATGCAGGCGGCTATGGAAGCGGGCCGGGTCACCTCGGAGGAGCTGGTTCAGGCGTATTTGGAGCGGATCGGGAGGTACGACCACAGGATCAACTCGATTTTAGAAATCAATCCGGAGGCTGTCCGAATTGCAAGGGAGCTCGATCAGGAGCGGTGGGCCAAAGGGAGCAGGGGATGCCTGCACGGCATTCCCATTCTGCTCAAGGATAATATCGATACGGCGGATCAAATGCATACGAGTGCCGGTTCGGTCGCGCTGGCCGGTTCTATCGCGGACAAGGATTCATGGGTGGCATCCAGGCTTCGCGAGGCAGGGGCCGTCATTCTCGGGAAAGCGAACATGACGGAGTGGTCGAATTTCATGTCAAGCCGGATGCCGGCGGGGTACAGCTCGCGGGGAGGTTACGTGCAAAACCCGTACGGCCCGGGAGAACTGTTCGTCAGCGGCTCCAGCTCGGGCTCTGCAGCGGCGGTTGCGGCAAATTTGGCCGCGGCGGCGATCGGAACGGAGACGGCCGGCTCCATCGTCGGTCCGGCCAGCCAGCACCATCTCGCAGGCATCAAGCCGACTGTCGGGCTGGTGAGCCGATGCGGGGTGATCCCTATCTCCTGCAGTCAGGATACGCCAGGGCCTCTGGCAAGGACGGTGGCCGACGCGGCGATGATTTTGGGAGCTCTGACCGGGATCGATGAGCGTGACCCAGCCACATTTGCGAGTGAGAACCGCTTTTTCTCCGATTATACCCGCTTTTTGGAGGCGGACTTTTTGCAACGGGCGAGAATCGGCATCCCGAGGCACTATTACAGGCATTTGGACGAGGAACGGAGCGCGATCATGGAAGAGGCCATCGAGACGCTTAAAAACAAAGGCGCCTCCATCGTCGATCCCGTCGATATTTACGTGGAGGAGCAGCCATGGAACAACGATGTGATTTGTTACGAGTTCAAACAGGGGCTGAACGATTACTTATCCGGGCTGCCCGACTCGGCTCCCGTTCATTCGCTCAAGGAGCTGATCGAATACAATGAGCTGCACGCCGGGGCTGCTTTGAAATACGGGCAGGACACGCTGATCCGGGCGGAGCAAAACACGCTCACCGAGCAAACGTATTGGCGGAAAAAAGAAGAGTACAAGGCCAAGGCGCTTGCCGAAGGAATCGATCATGTGCTGGAAAAACACCGGCTGGACGCCCTCATGCTGCCTGGGGATGTGGACGGGATGTACATCGCTGCGCGGCTCGGTTATCCGCTCGTTTGCGTCCCGGCCGGCTATTCGCAGACGGGGATGACGGACAAGGACGGCGATTCGACGAAAGGGCCTTTCGGCGTCGTATTTTCGGGCGCCGCGTTCAGCGAACCGACGCTTATCCAACTCGCTTGCGGGTTCGAACAAGCGACGCGACGACGGTTTCCGCCTCCTCTGGATGAAGCTTGA
- a CDS encoding WG repeat-containing protein — protein sequence MRRMLSLLLGLCIFYSGIQSAHADAAPTLAIEPQFDEAQSFSEGLAGVKIGKKWGFVDRTGKVVITPAYDWVTSFSEGLAKVGNWERQGNMSFNRQGLIDREGKVIVSPEYKTIRQLKNGLILITKDNIMGLVDQTGKEIVPLSYNSIGEFYEGLSVVSKDGLFGYIDVTGAEVIPLQFTTAYEFHEGLAGVQSDGNWHLINRNGEMVMTLPYKSISNVSEGYLQVCNDEACGYLDVSTGEEVIKPQYYYVYDFKDGIARAGKTQSGTYGYIDKYGNVVIPLKYPNTEEYTYKDGIYCVFPVDGTIGIYEKKNPEKGLMILPYDGIMPYFSSNPYDQAANEGILPVMKNGKWGLVDQEYNEIVEPQYENIDDTFVNGIIRVKKEGKYGFLDMNGFEAIPLQYEYASKPAENLILVGSDNMYGFIDKSNQVVIPLQYNKALGFSEGLAAVSIKGKWGFISNPLVNSSK from the coding sequence ATGAGAAGAATGCTCAGTTTGTTGTTAGGTTTATGTATTTTTTATTCGGGAATTCAATCGGCACACGCAGATGCGGCACCGACACTGGCAATTGAACCACAATTCGATGAGGCACAAAGTTTTAGTGAGGGTCTGGCTGGGGTGAAAATAGGGAAAAAATGGGGGTTTGTAGATAGAACAGGTAAAGTAGTCATAACACCGGCATATGATTGGGTCACAAGCTTTAGTGAAGGACTTGCAAAAGTCGGAAATTGGGAACGGCAAGGCAACATGAGTTTTAATAGACAAGGTTTGATCGATCGAGAAGGGAAAGTCATTGTATCGCCTGAATACAAAACGATTAGACAATTGAAAAATGGGCTCATTCTAATTACTAAGGATAATATCATGGGGTTAGTCGATCAAACCGGAAAAGAAATTGTACCTCTCAGTTACAACTCAATAGGAGAGTTTTACGAAGGATTGTCTGTTGTCTCAAAGGATGGGTTGTTTGGGTATATTGATGTCACGGGTGCGGAAGTTATCCCTCTACAATTTACAACTGCTTATGAATTCCATGAGGGATTAGCAGGTGTACAATCGGATGGGAATTGGCACTTGATTAATCGTAATGGTGAAATGGTAATGACCCTTCCTTATAAGAGCATTTCAAACGTAAGCGAGGGTTATCTTCAAGTCTGCAACGACGAAGCTTGCGGCTATCTCGACGTTTCAACCGGTGAGGAAGTTATCAAACCACAATACTATTATGTTTATGATTTTAAAGATGGTATAGCAAGGGCTGGAAAAACACAATCAGGAACTTACGGATATATTGATAAGTATGGAAATGTCGTTATTCCCTTGAAATATCCTAATACAGAAGAGTATACATATAAGGATGGAATTTATTGTGTATTTCCAGTTGACGGTACTATTGGCATTTATGAAAAAAAGAATCCCGAGAAGGGATTAATGATACTCCCATATGATGGTATTATGCCTTATTTTTCGTCGAATCCATATGATCAGGCAGCTAACGAGGGAATACTTCCAGTGATGAAAAATGGAAAGTGGGGCCTTGTGGATCAAGAATACAATGAAATTGTAGAGCCACAGTACGAAAATATCGATGATACATTTGTAAATGGGATTATTAGGGTGAAAAAAGAAGGTAAATATGGTTTTCTTGACATGAATGGTTTCGAGGCGATTCCATTGCAATATGAGTACGCAAGTAAACCTGCTGAAAATCTAATATTGGTTGGAAGCGATAATATGTACGGATTTATCGACAAATCCAATCAAGTTGTTATTCCCTTACAATACAATAAGGCTCTAGGTTTTAGCGAAGGATTAGCTGCGGTTAGCATCAAAGGAAAATGGGGATTCATTTCCAATCCCCTGGTCAATTCATCGAAATAG
- a CDS encoding DNA alkylation repair protein, giving the protein MAEPLKNLLNEAYFERLVSVFQAVYPAFDKAEFWRLLFDEQWEHRELKQRIRHVTHTLRRLLPADYPEALGLLKQAAPHCSGLEAILFPDFVEVYGLDHWDASMEALELMTQYSTAEFAVRPFIAKDPERMMAQMLKWAGSGSEHVRRLASEGCRPRLPWAMALEPLKRDPSPILPILEALKRDESLYVRKSVANNLNDISKDHPELVKSLAVRWHGEHPHTDWILKHASRGLLRKGDPDMLALFGFESMDGIEVEGLEAGAQRLRIGDSLEFSFELVNRGTEPLKLRVEYGIDFVKANGRTSRKLFKITENTYRPGERVRFARRHAFADLTTRRHYPGTHRIAVVINGAELASAELVLLPAETSPL; this is encoded by the coding sequence ATGGCGGAGCCTTTGAAAAATTTGTTAAACGAAGCTTATTTTGAACGGTTGGTTTCCGTTTTCCAAGCGGTATATCCCGCATTCGACAAGGCGGAGTTTTGGCGGCTTCTGTTCGATGAACAATGGGAGCATCGCGAGCTGAAGCAGCGCATCCGCCACGTGACGCATACGCTGCGGCGGCTGCTTCCCGCGGATTATCCGGAGGCGCTCGGATTGCTGAAGCAGGCGGCGCCTCATTGCAGCGGGCTTGAAGCGATTTTATTTCCCGACTTCGTCGAAGTGTACGGGCTGGACCATTGGGATGCTTCGATGGAGGCGCTCGAACTGATGACGCAGTATTCGACCGCGGAGTTCGCGGTTCGTCCGTTCATCGCCAAGGACCCGGAGCGCATGATGGCGCAAATGCTGAAGTGGGCGGGAAGCGGCAGCGAGCATGTGCGCAGGCTCGCCAGCGAAGGCTGCCGGCCGAGGCTGCCGTGGGCGATGGCGCTGGAGCCGCTCAAGCGGGACCCTTCGCCGATTTTGCCGATTTTGGAGGCGCTGAAGCGGGATGAATCGCTCTACGTGCGCAAAAGCGTCGCGAACAATCTGAACGATATATCCAAGGACCATCCCGAGCTCGTCAAATCGCTGGCCGTGCGTTGGCACGGCGAGCATCCGCATACCGACTGGATATTGAAGCACGCGTCGCGCGGGCTGCTGCGCAAAGGCGACCCGGACATGCTCGCGTTATTCGGCTTCGAATCGATGGACGGAATCGAAGTGGAGGGGCTGGAGGCGGGCGCGCAGCGGCTGCGGATCGGGGACAGTCTGGAGTTTTCGTTCGAGCTGGTAAACCGCGGCACGGAACCGCTCAAGCTGCGGGTCGAGTACGGCATCGACTTCGTGAAAGCAAACGGAAGGACGTCGCGCAAGCTGTTCAAAATTACCGAAAATACGTACCGGCCGGGCGAGCGGGTTCGCTTTGCGCGCCGTCATGCTTTTGCCGACTTGACCACGCGCAGGCATTATCCGGGAACGCACCGGATTGCCGTCGTCATCAACGGCGCCGAGCTTGCTTCCGCCGAGCTGGTGCTGCTTCCGGCAGAAACATCGCCGCTATGA
- a CDS encoding ArsR/SmtB family transcription factor: MGVKMTTLSALAEPNRFHIVELLRDGPLTVGEIAERLGLGQPQASKHLRVLSDSGLVEVHPSANRRIYKLRSQPFIELDGWLERYRRMWEEKFDQLDEYLRLLQAKEKEKEHDGEK; encoded by the coding sequence ATGGGCGTGAAAATGACAACGTTGAGTGCGCTTGCCGAGCCCAATCGCTTCCACATTGTCGAGCTTTTGCGTGACGGTCCCCTTACGGTAGGAGAAATTGCCGAACGGCTTGGGCTGGGCCAGCCGCAAGCTTCCAAGCATCTTCGTGTGCTGAGTGATTCCGGACTCGTTGAGGTGCATCCGAGCGCCAATCGGCGTATTTATAAGCTGCGGTCTCAGCCGTTTATCGAGCTTGACGGTTGGCTGGAGCGTTACCGGCGCATGTGGGAGGAAAAATTCGACCAGTTGGACGAATACCTCCGCCTGCTGCAAGCGAAGGAAAAAGAGAAGGAGCATGACGGCGAGAAGTAG
- a CDS encoding YmaF family protein, which produces MKTNWEKPRAHVHYAKMLSSIERGHQHGIDFFVFPVTGSSYDGHVHFYRGFSELERGHAHRFYGYTGPAIPLPDGTHYHELSGQTYLNYTTPLPVQIGGETYIEGVQYNPQAKDVHRHAYAGYTGRPVGYEPEGW; this is translated from the coding sequence ATGAAGACGAACTGGGAAAAGCCGCGGGCGCATGTGCATTATGCAAAAATGTTGTCTTCTATCGAACGGGGCCATCAGCACGGAATCGATTTTTTCGTATTCCCGGTGACCGGCAGCAGTTACGACGGTCACGTGCATTTTTACCGCGGATTCTCAGAGCTGGAGCGCGGCCACGCGCATCGTTTTTACGGCTATACGGGCCCGGCCATTCCGCTGCCGGACGGCACGCATTACCACGAGCTGTCGGGGCAAACGTACCTCAATTACACGACCCCGCTTCCGGTTCAGATCGGAGGAGAAACGTATATCGAAGGCGTACAGTACAATCCCCAGGCCAAGGACGTTCACCGACACGCTTATGCGGGGTATACGGGGAGGCCGGTCGGCTACGAACCGGAAGGATGGTAG
- a CDS encoding 3D domain-containing protein: MKMYVRFAKNAIAASLLLLVSLIIPLRADAYPIVGDNLEYIPTTYMMYAATSIAAEAELAAGYPEEPAQPAALTYEISPGDTLYKIARDFNVSIAALTELNGIRDARGLQIGQAIRIPSINVGLPADEVPVISKVLTTTLTAYTAGVESTGKSPSHPQYGITYSGSRAEEGRTIAVDPAVIPIGATVYIDGIGIRKAEDTGSAVRGQRIDVFMNDVKEARQFGVKKNVKVFVLANA, translated from the coding sequence ATGAAGATGTATGTCCGTTTTGCCAAAAACGCGATCGCCGCTTCGCTGCTGCTGCTCGTCTCTCTGATCATCCCTTTGCGCGCCGATGCGTACCCTATTGTGGGCGACAACCTCGAATATATTCCGACGACTTATATGATGTACGCCGCAACCAGCATAGCGGCCGAAGCCGAGCTCGCCGCGGGTTATCCGGAGGAACCGGCGCAGCCTGCGGCGCTGACCTATGAGATAAGCCCCGGGGATACGCTGTATAAAATCGCCCGCGATTTCAACGTGTCGATCGCGGCGCTGACGGAGCTGAACGGCATCCGGGATGCGCGCGGTCTGCAGATCGGACAAGCGATTCGCATCCCTTCGATTAACGTCGGCCTGCCGGCCGATGAAGTGCCCGTCATCAGCAAAGTGCTGACGACGACGCTTACCGCTTACACCGCCGGTGTCGAATCGACGGGAAAATCGCCGTCTCACCCGCAATACGGCATCACCTACAGCGGCTCCAGAGCCGAGGAAGGCCGCACGATCGCCGTCGATCCGGCCGTCATTCCGATCGGCGCAACCGTCTACATCGACGGCATCGGCATCCGCAAAGCGGAGGATACCGGCTCGGCCGTCCGCGGCCAGCGCATCGATGTTTTCATGAATGACGTGAAAGAAGCCCGGCAATTCGGCGTCAAAAAGAACGTCAAAGTATTCGTGCTTGCCAACGCATGA
- a CDS encoding MBL fold metallo-hydrolase, whose protein sequence is MFIQKLPWAGIRVQYESTAVVIDPLFNAPEKFGQPHEPLYPLNEFGPVSAVLITHTHYDHFDPEAIAEFYGKDIPIYVPRESLEAALDQAPHLKSVRGAGIGDSFAVGPLTVTATHSVDGVGDPQIAWIVQGGEKKIIHCGDTLWHGYWWKIAETYGPFDAACLPVNGAVIAFPGQAPSGQPITLVPEQAAAAAALLGAAQLIPNHYGVFHHPPYYVQTPDLTDRLTAAAHGKIKLTVLKAKETVSL, encoded by the coding sequence ATGTTCATTCAAAAACTCCCCTGGGCAGGTATCCGCGTCCAATATGAATCAACCGCTGTCGTGATCGACCCTTTGTTCAACGCCCCGGAAAAATTCGGCCAGCCTCACGAGCCGCTTTACCCTTTGAACGAGTTTGGTCCGGTCAGCGCCGTCCTTATAACCCATACGCATTACGATCATTTTGATCCGGAAGCGATCGCCGAGTTTTACGGCAAAGACATCCCCATCTATGTGCCCCGGGAATCGCTCGAAGCCGCTCTGGATCAGGCGCCGCACCTCAAGTCCGTACGCGGGGCCGGGATCGGCGATTCGTTCGCGGTCGGTCCGCTCACCGTTACGGCAACCCACTCTGTCGACGGAGTCGGAGATCCGCAAATCGCCTGGATCGTACAGGGCGGAGAGAAAAAGATCATCCACTGCGGAGATACGCTGTGGCACGGATACTGGTGGAAAATAGCCGAAACGTACGGTCCCTTCGACGCCGCCTGCTTGCCCGTCAATGGGGCGGTTATCGCGTTTCCGGGGCAGGCTCCGAGCGGCCAGCCGATCACGCTGGTCCCCGAGCAGGCCGCGGCTGCGGCGGCTTTGCTCGGCGCGGCGCAGCTCATCCCGAACCATTACGGGGTCTTCCATCATCCGCCGTATTACGTGCAGACGCCGGATTTAACGGATCGCCTGACGGCCGCCGCGCATGGTAAAATAAAGCTGACCGTGCTGAAAGCGAAGGAAACAGTGTCGCTGTAA